The sequence gttttataactatttttaaCTTGTTCCATACGCTTCTCATATCTTTCATTGGCCTCTTTCGCCCTCTCATTCAAATCATTGAACAGGGTCTCAAATTTCACCTTCTCTATGCAATGAGAATCCCGTTCCTCTTTGGCCAAATTCATCAAAGATTCCAACTCGGCGTTCTTCTTCCTCAGCTCGTCAATGGTGGTTTGGTTATCTTCAACTCTCTTATTAACCTTAACCTTTTTGAGAAGCTTCTCGTAGCTTTCCTTGGCTTTATCTGCTCTCTCATTCGAGGCTTTGAACTCCTTCTCGTATCTGATCTTCTCTAGACTGTGAAAATCCCTTTCTTTCTGGAACAGAGAAATCTCTTCCTTCATCTTCTCTATTTCTAGCTTCATCTCCGCTTCTTTAGCCACCAGAATCCCTTCGACCATGTCGAAATCCTCGGTTCTAAAAGCGGTTCTGAGATTCATGATGAGCTCTGGAATGCTCTTGTTCTTCTCAGAATCGATGCCCAGATGAGGAGGATTCTCAACTTCCTTCATCACCTCCATGGCTACAAAttcgaaaatgaaaaaaaaaaaaaaaaaaaaaaaaaagccttcagacttttttttttcccctcaaaataaaaatgaaaaatttggaTAGCATTATAATACCCATTTGAAGACTTTCTAAGAAGACTACTTCTTTACCTCTGAACTTCGGTCTCACAGGAGAGGAAAGTGAgagtttcttcttcctcttcttcttcttcgttctttttcttcttctccgtGTTTGGAGCCCCAACGGCGCTGAATCGGCGTGAGGGAATAAAAAACAATACTACCAGTCAGATTGCTTTGGTACTCGAccgcattaaaaaaaattaaaaacagaaaacacctttttttttttttttgggaaattttaTGTTAGAGAATATTTTCGTAATCTATTTTTCatttgtaacatttttttttttaaatttttggcatATAAGGAAATTATGAACAATAAGACAACAATGTAATGAAGTTTAATCATAATTTAcactttaattaaaaattttgacaaattcaTGATTAaggttaaaaatattattatgatgACAATGAAAAATAAGATAACAATGTTTTGCTAATAGATTATGTTGAAATAttgaagtaaaaataaaatgtgaagggataaaatgtaattttcttAAATAGAAAGGCGTTCGTAtacaaaatgtaaaatataaatagttattttttgtcaaagataaaaagtatttatttctaatttcataaaaaaaaaatagtagttattttgaaatttacacttgattttttgtttttttggtgtttttgactttttgattatTTTGAGATGTATTTAATCTAAAATTGCAAAAAGTAAACATTTTTCTACagaaaaaagtaacaaattttacttttatcttTTTACAAAGTTTCAttaacaccttttttttttttttttttgggaaaagagTCTCATTAACACAttcactataaaattacatttataaaagaaaactataaaattacatcaagaaaattaaaaaaaaaaatcataaatttacattttttaaaattaaaaggagATGATTTCTCATTAAAAGTAAATAGGAATTACATACTTCAACAGGGTTGTTTCGTTTTTAAGTCATATCATATACATAGTTTTGATATTAGGGAGACATATACATAGTTTGTCTTGTTTGTAGGGTTGTTCTTTTTCGCATaattaagaataattttttttatacaaccacatatttatttggtatgtGCTcgtcaaaaaaagaagaagaagaagaagccctTACTAACTCTTTTATCTTAtcttatcataaaaaataaataaataaataaataaaaaagctactTCATCTTCACAAATAtccaaaataaaactttattagTAGTTGAAtatttttaggaaattaaatattaatattagtaTCTcaggaaattaaataaataaataattaaattttttcaaaaaaataaataaattcacctttttttttcttttttttttttttaagacgtgcttttctttattttattttacgtcCAAAGCCAATTGGGACTCATTGGAGAAGAAACTATCTTTCAGCCTCTCTCATCGTCCGAAAAACCCAATTCTCCCTCTCTTTTTCTGTCTTTTATCACTTTCAATTTTCTCGGACCAGtcggaaaaacaaaaaaaccctaGCCATGGCCTCAGCCAAAGACGCCGACCCAACATTGGGTTACCTGACCCGCAAAGACACGGAGGTCAAGCTTCCACGTCCGACTAGGGTTAAGAACAAAACCCCAGCCCCAATCCAAATCACCGCCGAGCAGATCCTCCGCGAAGCCCGAGAACGTCAAGAGGCCGAAATCCGACCTCCCAAGCAGAAAATCACCGACTCCACCGAGCTCGCCGATTACCGTCTCCGCAAGCGCAAGGAATTCGAGGACCTAATCCGGCGAGTCCGATGGAACACCAGCGTTTGGATAAAGTACGCACAGTGGGAGGAGTCCCAGAAGGACTTCAATCGCGCTCGCTCCGTTTGGGAACGAGCTTTAGAGGTCGATTACAGGAACCACACGCTCTGGCTCAAGTACGCCGAGGTCGAGATGAAGAACAAGTTCATAAACCATGCCAGGAACGTCTGGGACCGTGCCGTCACTCTGTTGCCGAGGGTGGACCAGCTGTGGTACAAGTACATCCACATGGAGGAGATTCTCGGCAATGTCGCCGGAGCGAGGCAGATTTTTGAGAGATGGATGGGTTGGATGCCGGACCAGCAAGGGTGGCTCTCCTACATCAAATTCGAGCTCCGGTACAATGAGATTGATCGGGCCAGAGCGATTTTCGAGCGGTTCGTTCAGTGTCACCCAAAGGTCGGAGCTTGGATACGCTATGCAAAATTCGAGATGAAGAATGGGGAAATCGCTAGGTGTAGGAATGTGTATGAGAGGGCGGTGGAGATATTGGCTGATGATGAGGAAGCAGAGCAACTGTTCGTTGCGTTTGCTGAATTCGAGGAGCGTTGCAAAGAAACGGAGAGAGCTAGGTGTATATATAAGTTTGCACTTGATCATATACCCAAAGGGAGGGCTGAGGATTTGTATAGGAAATTTGTGGCATTTGAGAAACAGTATGGAGATAAGGAAGGGATTGAGGATGCTATAGTGGGGAAGAGACGGTTTCAGTATGAGGATGACGTGAGAAAGAACCCTTTCAACTATGATGCTTGGTTCGATTATATTCGGCTTGAAGAGAGCGTGGGGAATAAAGCTAGGATTAGGGAAGTTTATGAACGAGCCATTGCGAATGTTCCTCCAGCTGAGGAGAAGCGGTATTGGCAGCGGTACATTTACTTGTGGTAAGTAGGTTATCTATTGAGATTTATAGATAAGCATGGCAGCTTTGGAGTATTGAGGTTCTATTTGTTGGCCAAATTGTTACtgatatttttgtttgttcATGTGTTGTATTTAGGATTAACTATGCGTTGTATGAGGAGCTTGATGCTGAAGACATGGAACGTACAAGAGATGTGTATAGGTATACTTGAATTTTGTCAAACTGTGGTTATTGTTTGCCTTAAGACATTCCTTGATTATGGTTGCTGGTGCCTGTTGATATTCTGTATAATTTTTGTTGCATCACTGTAATAACACAGTCTGTGTAATTTTTAGCTGATTCGTTTGAAAAAAAGCTTGGTCGCCATTCATTGTGCCACTGCTTCAGCAAAACTTTAGTATCGTTGACTATTACAATCTATGTTATGAGGATATGGTTTGGTTCACAAGAATTTTCtactttttcattgttttgtaATTCCTCTAGATTTTTGTTTCCCTGGTAAAATTCGGAGTGTGGTTCAAGTAAGATGTGGATTTTTGTCATTGAATTCTTTCTTCACTTcctcatttttcttttactgTTGTGAAGTTCATCTCTATGCAACTGAGAGTTGAGCATTATTCAAGCCCGCTTGAGTAGatttgaaatattcaaaagTTGTTCAATTTTGGATTACTCCAACTGTTTTGTAGATCCCCATTTTCCGTATCCAATTACATTTAATTACTTCTTTTTTGTAGTAGGATTTAAAATGTACTCAGGTATATTGACCTTCCATTTTCAAACTTCTTCCTGATCTGGATGAACAGAGATGCATTGTTACTTCTATTATCATTTTCCATGAAAATGAGCATCCATATGGGTCGATTTGGATTGGATATCAATTTGATGGTCTTATGTTCTCTTTGTTTGTTAAAGCATTACTTGTGTttggtgaaaatttaatatatattagctTATACAGTTGTAccaaaagaatttaatttatattagctATTATGTTACATGaatgctttaatttttaatgtcaattgtaatattatttgattgtagtcttagtttgttggttgcaATTACATATGTGGTGAAAATTGGTGTGATGATGATACACTCGTGAGATCCCAAAGTGAACAATGTTCATTTGCAATGTTTGTAGGTTTGTTGGCATATTAACTTTGTATATATCGCTTCTTGTCATGCCTTATATGATATTCATCCTTTCTGGGATTAAATTGCAATTGTGACAAGTCAGGTGTCTTTGTAATAAGTTGTGATTGTGTGTGGATGATGcatactttttaattattatatggacatttttatagaaattaacTCACACTTTTGTATGATTGCTTCTTGGTATTCCTTACAAGTTTACAAGATTTCTGTCTGAATTTTTCCAGGGAGTGTCTCAAACTGATTCCACATGAGAAATTCTCATTTGCAAAAATCTGGCTTCTTGCTGCTCAGTTTGAAATACGACAGTTGAATCTCAAGGGTGCACGGCTAATACTTGGTAATGCGATTGGAAAAGCTCCTAAAGATAAGGTAATGTACAAGCTGATATACTTTgtttaattgattgattttattaatttaatgtgtGCTGACAATTTGTTGTTTAACTCTcagatatttaagaaatatatagAGATTGAATTACAGCTTGGGAACATAGACCGCTGTCGAAAATTATATGAGAAATATTTGGAGTGGGCACCGGAGAACTGTTATGCATGGAGCAAATATGCTGAGTTGGAAAAATCTCTATCAGAGACAGAGCGTGCAAGAAGCATATTTGAGCTTGCAATTGCTCAACCTGCTCTTGACATGCCAGAATTATTGTGGAAGGtatcatattgaatattttgttGTAAATAAGAATGACTGTAATTACTTGTTATACTGAatataccccttttttttttttttttttttttttcatttcttatgtATTGAtgatatgttttgataataggCATATATAGACTTTGAAATATCAGAGGGTGAATTTGAAAGAACCAGAGAATTGTATGAGAGATTATTAGACCGGACAAAACATCTGAAGGTCTGGTTAAGCTATGCAAAGTTTGAGGCATCTTCTATGGAGGAAAGCGATTTGACAGAGGAGCAAAAGAAACAATGTGTTTTGCATGCAAGAAGTAAGTACTCCTGATAAtatttcattaatgctattagTAACTTATAGTTCATAGTTTTGGAGTTTCACAACAGTAAAACGAATtctcacatttatatatattgttatccATCTGCGCTTCAGGAGTTTTTGAAAAGGCCATCAATTATTACAGAACTTCAGCACCTGAATTGAAAGAAGAAAGAGCCATGCTGCTGGAAGAATGGTTGAACATGGAGGTAAACTTTGGTGAATTTGGGGATGTTAGCCTAGTTCAATCCAAGTTGCCAAAGAAACTGAAAAAGAGGAGGCAAATATTAGCTGAAGATGGTCCTGTTGGGTATGTGATCAATTTATctctttatttgttaaataggttaaaaatatttatcttaagATCATCTGTCTTTATTAAGACTGCGGATTGGATTCTTAAGAAATTGATTctgctgcaattttttttttttttttctcattctgTAAATTCTTTTGCATGTGCTAACAAAATCTGGAATGGCAGGTTGGAGGAATACATTGATTACCTGTTCCCGGAGGAAACACAAACTACAAATCTGAAGATATTGGAGGCTGCATACAAGTGGAAGAAGCAGAAAGTATCTACAGACGAGGATTAGCTTTTGGTTTTTTGAGTACTTTGTAAATACAATCAAGTGTattaaaagacttttttttttagattttaattgtAGTGGTTGAAGGATTTCTATACGTTCAGGAATATTTAGTAAACATTTTCCTTAAACAGCAATTTTGTGATTGTAGTTTCTAAATGAATCACAGAAACTCTGCCTCATTGTCCTCAACCAGAAacatttttcaataattattcatcttataaagaaaacaatgttttttGACAAGTTTTCATCCCACACACCTACAACCCTTTCTAAAAGATGCCCAtaaatctttttctttactCATCAGTTGCCAAGCATTGAATTAAGAAAGTGATGAGAATTAAATATCCTTTTGTATGTAACTTTTGTCTCCTTTGATGGCTGTTATTGGATAAAATGTTgaagtttatttttataattattattttaattatcagtaaaaaaaatgtaagaatattttaaatttaatgggcATGGAGAAGTTTATGTGTGGGATATGTTGATGCAAGTATTTATACCCGACAGTCTCCACATTAAAGAACTGTTGAGAGTAGTTCTACTTTTCCATGTTATAAGAATACCATTTGAATTAGACAATTTTACTTATGGCTCCAATTTGTTTTACATTGAATCTATAATGAAGATGCAAAAGAGTGGGGGCTGATTTGCCGGAAAGGTTGGAAGAAGACTTGAGATCTTCTGCACATAAGTGTGCATGGGTTCCAACACCCATAGGCAGCAGAAATAATGACTGACCCATGTGTTATTAATGGTTGTTTGACCCCGAGTgtatatttaagattttttttggtttaattttatatttccaattttttgGCTATGATTTCACAATatgcatttttaaaatctattttcaTGCTATAGttgttagcattttttttttttttttttttgctatagtTTTTAACATAAGatgtataactttttttttttgggggggaatttatattttataatatgattagtacattttttaatttccaaaataattacatacatttttttaaaaaaataattgtattttttacgGTATGGTTGTAAAACATTATAGATGTACGTACTGGCACTGCAGCTGATACAAACATTAAACcaataataagaacaaaaaacaaagaaaaaaaaaaaaagaaaagaaaaaggaaaagcacTGGAAATAGCGCATGTCTTATATATCAGAGATGAGTGCCCAATAATGCATCTTGTGAATGTGGCCAAACGATTTCTCACGCTCTTTTCGGACATTTTCTTACGAGATAAACgataattttatatgctttaCAGTTGTTTTTTTCCTGTAattcttaatgagatttagTGGCATTTCAGTCAAAAGAAATTCTATTCTTTCCTTGTAAAGACAAACTTTTTACTGGGTTTGATTTCATTGGTTTTTAAATTAgccctctctcactctctctctctctctttcttttcaaaaGTTTCATACAATTCTGAACGTACTCGTCACACAATGATGAacatacattttctttttctttttcttttttgtttgttaactAGGAAATTGAAAATTGCAATGAAAACAAGGGACATAAGAAACGCAAAGACACTGTGAACTCAAGCTTTAAGTTGCTAAAACGTTTTGAGTTTGCGGGGAAAACGTTTTTAAGTTCCCCtcgaaaaaggaaaaaaaaaaaaaaaaaaaacaaagcatttGATATTTTGTGGCGATTTCATATTGTCACGCAAATAATAGCAATCTGTGACAATCTAATGCATAGGCAGCGAGGTTAGTATGAAATAATAATCTATGCTTCAACTCAAAGGGCAGAAAAAGCTTTCCACTATCATTCCTTTTGGTTCCTCAACTACGCCATCAtcttaatttccatgaaaattcaacgacatttatttgtaatttcattCTTCTTTTGAAATATTGCTGTTTTTCCTATTCAATAGAGTTTTACATTTGATCCAAAACTGcacttaaatttaaatgaatataat comes from Ziziphus jujuba cultivar Dongzao chromosome 6, ASM3175591v1 and encodes:
- the LOC107430101 gene encoding uncharacterized protein LOC107430101; amino-acid sequence: MASAKDADPTLGYLTRKDTEVKLPRPTRVKNKTPAPIQITAEQILREARERQEAEIRPPKQKITDSTELADYRLRKRKEFEDLIRRVRWNTSVWIKYAQWEESQKDFNRARSVWERALEVDYRNHTLWLKYAEVEMKNKFINHARNVWDRAVTLLPRVDQLWYKYIHMEEILGNVAGARQIFERWMGWMPDQQGWLSYIKFELRYNEIDRARAIFERFVQCHPKVGAWIRYAKFEMKNGEIARCRNVYERAVEILADDEEAEQLFVAFAEFEERCKETERARCIYKFALDHIPKGRAEDLYRKFVAFEKQYGDKEGIEDAIVGKRRFQYEDDVRKNPFNYDAWFDYIRLEESVGNKARIREVYERAIANVPPAEEKRYWQRYIYLWINYALYEELDAEDMERTRDVYRECLKLIPHEKFSFAKIWLLAAQFEIRQLNLKGARLILGNAIGKAPKDKIFKKYIEIELQLGNIDRCRKLYEKYLEWAPENCYAWSKYAELEKSLSETERARSIFELAIAQPALDMPELLWKAYIDFEISEGEFERTRELYERLLDRTKHLKVWLSYAKFEASSMEESDLTEEQKKQCVLHARRVFEKAINYYRTSAPELKEERAMLLEEWLNMEVNFGEFGDVSLVQSKLPKKLKKRRQILAEDGPVGLEEYIDYLFPEETQTTNLKILEAAYKWKKQKVSTDED